Proteins co-encoded in one Opitutus terrae PB90-1 genomic window:
- a CDS encoding sensor histidine kinase, producing the protein MSQFARVPLFWRIQLAGWGLLAAATFPLKLAAYDSVFIALAITLTREPLGLLLSTAFGWFYRQLREPISPFRLGAWITLTAALAGMIDTFAGRVVFAALGYPEDPLVSFGIFGYRGMLYVAWSLLYFWLKAQREARERELNLAQAETVRREAELQLLRAQVNPHFLFNALNTILATLAPDQPGPKRVVEGLAAFLRYSLSHRHDSTVPLGTEYDAAMHYLAVEQERFRGELLADCTIDDEARDLPVPGVLIQPLIENAVKYSRQTSEPPYRVRLRVTSPRRGEVQIAVTNTGDWVEPSTAPGPHGTGLENLRRRLALLYPDDHQLETFSTEGEVTVRIRLQNAFGALTATPPSWFPSDATRASRLQEPPG; encoded by the coding sequence ATGAGCCAGTTCGCACGCGTCCCGCTTTTCTGGCGGATCCAACTCGCCGGCTGGGGTCTGCTCGCGGCCGCCACGTTCCCGCTGAAGCTGGCCGCTTACGACTCGGTGTTCATTGCGCTCGCGATCACCCTGACGCGCGAGCCGCTGGGGCTGCTGCTGTCGACCGCATTCGGCTGGTTCTACCGCCAGCTGCGCGAGCCGATCAGCCCGTTTCGGTTGGGAGCATGGATCACGCTCACGGCGGCACTTGCCGGGATGATCGACACGTTTGCGGGCCGCGTGGTCTTCGCGGCGCTCGGTTATCCCGAAGACCCGCTGGTCAGCTTTGGTATTTTTGGGTATCGCGGCATGCTCTATGTCGCCTGGAGCCTGCTTTATTTCTGGCTGAAAGCGCAGCGCGAAGCCCGCGAACGTGAGCTCAATCTCGCGCAGGCCGAAACCGTGCGCCGCGAAGCGGAACTCCAGCTCCTGCGCGCGCAGGTCAACCCGCACTTTCTCTTCAACGCGCTCAACACCATCCTCGCCACGCTCGCGCCCGATCAGCCGGGGCCCAAACGCGTCGTCGAGGGGCTCGCGGCGTTTCTCCGCTATTCGCTCAGCCACCGGCACGATTCGACCGTGCCGCTCGGCACGGAATACGACGCCGCGATGCACTACCTGGCCGTCGAGCAGGAGCGGTTTCGTGGCGAGCTCCTCGCCGATTGCACGATCGACGACGAGGCGCGCGATCTCCCGGTGCCGGGTGTGCTGATCCAGCCGCTGATCGAGAACGCGGTGAAATACTCCCGCCAGACGTCCGAGCCGCCCTACCGCGTGCGGCTGCGCGTCACGTCGCCGCGCCGTGGCGAAGTGCAGATCGCGGTGACGAACACCGGCGATTGGGTGGAACCTTCAACGGCGCCGGGTCCGCACGGCACGGGTCTGGAAAATCTCCGCCGCCGGCTGGCCCTGCTGTATCCGGACGATCATCAGCTCGAGACCTTCTCGACCGAGGGCGAGGTGACCGTACGGATTCGGCTGCAGAACGCGTTCGGAGCGCTCACCGCGACACCGCCGTCGTGGTTTCCCTCGGACGCGACGAGGGCGTCGCGTCTCCAGGAACCGCCGGGCTAG
- a CDS encoding LytR/AlgR family response regulator transcription factor: MLRALIVDDEPPARDLLRRLLAVHADHVEIVGEARSVADAAEKYQRLRPDLVFLDIQMPREDGFALLPRLGAPAPAVIFVTAYDAFAVRAFEVNAVDYLLKPVAPDRLARALARVAAPIATATIAPAPAIAPLHATDTVFLQSDRGIRTATVAAITHIEAEENYTRVHLTDGPPVLIRRTMAEWESVLPVDLFVRVERSLLLNRAAIQRVDRISRDVAHAHVAGRAGPLALARRASLRLRRSLRVNPAS; encoded by the coding sequence ATGCTTCGCGCTCTGATCGTTGATGATGAACCGCCCGCGCGCGACCTGCTGCGCCGACTGCTCGCGGTGCATGCGGACCACGTCGAGATCGTCGGCGAAGCCCGCAGCGTCGCCGACGCCGCGGAGAAGTACCAGCGGCTTCGGCCGGACCTCGTGTTCCTCGACATCCAAATGCCGCGGGAAGACGGGTTCGCACTCCTGCCAAGACTCGGCGCGCCGGCACCCGCGGTGATCTTCGTCACCGCTTACGACGCGTTTGCGGTGCGGGCGTTTGAAGTGAACGCCGTCGACTACCTGCTCAAACCGGTCGCGCCCGACCGGCTGGCGCGCGCGCTGGCGCGCGTCGCCGCACCCATCGCAACCGCCACGATCGCGCCTGCTCCCGCCATCGCGCCGTTGCACGCCACGGACACGGTTTTTCTCCAATCGGACCGGGGCATTCGCACCGCGACGGTGGCGGCGATCACCCACATCGAGGCCGAGGAAAACTACACGCGCGTGCACTTGACCGATGGACCGCCGGTGCTGATCCGCCGCACGATGGCCGAGTGGGAGAGCGTGCTACCGGTCGATCTGTTCGTACGCGTTGAGCGTTCGCTGTTGCTCAACCGCGCGGCGATCCAGCGGGTCGATCGGATCTCCCGCGATGTCGCGCACGCGCACGTCGCCGGCCGGGCCGGGCCGCTGGCGTTGGCTCGACGCGCGTCGCTGCGTTTGCGGCGAAGTTTACGGGTGAACCCGGCTAGCTAG
- a CDS encoding PEP-CTERM sorting domain-containing protein (PEP-CTERM proteins occur, often in large numbers, in the proteomes of bacteria that also encode an exosortase, a predicted intramembrane cysteine proteinase. The presence of a PEP-CTERM domain at a protein's C-terminus predicts cleavage within the sorting domain, followed by covalent anchoring to some some component of the (usually Gram-negative) cell surface. Many PEP-CTERM proteins exhibit an unusual sequence composition that includes large numbers of potential glycosylation sites. Expression of one such protein has been shown restore the ability of a bacterium to form floc, a type of biofilm.) produces MASAAHAQTLLGHVAIDLSGGSLGAFSATPFTLSGHAEFTDPIFDPPLFSIALADGRQFTAADAGFTFTMNSSTPGFAAFAGLLSNGADDSLTVEHAGGGLSVPESYYTWTYAVTPQGLDFTGHSISSLRFTIGSLSFSSPIEDPNWTDYEYHFTISAYEGSAIPEPSTYAALCGVAVLGFAVWRRRARTAWRRT; encoded by the coding sequence ATGGCCTCCGCCGCGCATGCCCAGACGCTGCTCGGTCACGTGGCAATCGACCTGAGCGGCGGAAGCTTGGGGGCGTTCTCCGCGACTCCGTTTACCCTGAGCGGCCATGCGGAGTTCACGGACCCGATCTTCGACCCGCCGCTGTTTTCGATCGCGCTCGCCGATGGCCGGCAATTCACCGCAGCCGACGCCGGGTTCACCTTTACGATGAACAGCAGCACGCCCGGATTCGCCGCGTTCGCAGGGCTGCTCAGCAATGGCGCGGACGACTCGCTCACGGTCGAGCATGCCGGCGGCGGACTCAGCGTGCCGGAGTCGTATTACACCTGGACGTATGCTGTCACACCGCAAGGCCTCGACTTTACCGGACACTCGATCTCGAGCCTGCGATTCACGATTGGCTCTCTGAGTTTCAGCTCTCCGATCGAGGACCCCAACTGGACGGACTACGAGTATCACTTCACGATTTCCGCCTACGAGGGCAGCGCGATTCCGGAGCCGTCGACCTATGCCGCGCTTTGCGGGGTGGCGGTGCTGGGCTTCGCCGTTTGGCGCCGGCGTGCGCGCACAGCCTGGCGTCGCACCTGA
- a CDS encoding autotransporter-associated beta strand repeat-containing protein, with protein sequence MSRFCRLICPCVLFALACGYPGRAATVTWGGPRSGDLNVGSSWSSGIAPRSASTTAQFGGDFGSLTCTTTITAGSFYFTSGFSSGTITVRETGTLNLGSVVNDSSFTPIFRITGGLLHMSAASVSLGSARYEVESGGTLKLFQPSNPDGSAATIVMNGGTLTTTNSVDSGTISLGSLAGTGTVNTGAASLVLGALGTSTTFSGSIGTAASVTKVGGGTWTLTGASTYAGATTISAGTVKINNASGSAFGTGSVTVAEGATLTGAGKFTGALSNLGTYAPGNSPALTTLSSFTQGSTGTLALELGGLTRGTGYDALDITGAATFGGTLTISLINDFNPATGATFNLFDWGSVTGTFNTINLPTLATGLSWNLDALYTAGEISVGASAIPEPSTYAAVLGAAALGFGLWRRGRQRRAGASGRSV encoded by the coding sequence ATGTCCCGATTTTGTCGCCTGATCTGCCCGTGTGTCCTGTTCGCCCTGGCCTGCGGGTATCCCGGTCGGGCAGCCACGGTAACATGGGGCGGGCCGCGCAGCGGAGACCTGAATGTGGGATCGAGCTGGAGTTCCGGCATTGCACCGCGGAGTGCCAGCACCACGGCACAGTTCGGCGGTGACTTTGGCTCGCTGACCTGCACGACCACGATCACCGCTGGCAGCTTCTATTTCACGTCCGGTTTTTCCAGTGGAACCATCACAGTGCGTGAAACGGGCACGCTGAACCTGGGCAGCGTGGTGAATGATTCGTCCTTCACGCCTATTTTCCGCATCACGGGCGGACTCCTCCACATGAGCGCGGCCAGCGTCTCGCTCGGCAGCGCCCGCTACGAAGTCGAATCCGGCGGCACGCTGAAGCTGTTTCAACCCTCCAATCCCGACGGCAGCGCCGCCACGATCGTGATGAACGGGGGCACCCTCACCACGACCAACTCGGTCGACAGCGGGACGATCAGCCTCGGATCGCTCGCGGGCACGGGAACGGTGAACACGGGGGCTGCCTCGCTGGTCCTCGGTGCGCTGGGCACGAGCACGACCTTCAGCGGCAGCATCGGGACCGCCGCCTCGGTGACGAAGGTTGGCGGCGGCACCTGGACTCTGACCGGCGCGAGCACCTATGCCGGTGCGACGACGATCTCGGCTGGCACGGTGAAGATCAACAACGCCTCCGGTTCTGCTTTTGGCACGGGCAGCGTCACAGTGGCGGAGGGCGCGACGTTGACGGGCGCGGGCAAGTTCACCGGGGCGCTGTCGAATCTTGGCACCTACGCCCCGGGCAACAGTCCCGCGCTGACCACGCTCAGTTCGTTCACGCAAGGCTCCACCGGCACGCTGGCGTTGGAGCTCGGCGGGCTTACGCGCGGGACCGGTTACGACGCGCTCGACATCACGGGCGCGGCGACGTTCGGCGGCACGCTGACGATTTCGCTGATCAACGATTTCAATCCGGCCACGGGCGCGACGTTCAACCTGTTCGATTGGGGCAGCGTCACCGGCACGTTCAACACGATCAATCTGCCGACCCTCGCCACCGGCCTGTCTTGGAACCTCGACGCGCTTTACACGGCGGGCGAGATCAGCGTCGGCGCCAGCGCCATCCCCGAACCGTCGACGTATGCGGCCGTGCTCGGCGCGGCGGCGTTGGGTTTTGGTCTCTGGCGGCGCGGGCGTCAGCGCCGGGCGGGCGCCAGTGGCCGATCGGTCTAG
- a CDS encoding O-acetylserine/cysteine exporter — protein MPAATLPFRHLLLALLVVTIWGANFVAIKVALRELPPLLLCTVRFVAVALPVVFFVPRPKVPWHQLALYGMTMFGVHFGLLFLGMKLGMSAGLASLTLQFQVFVTLALAAMMLKERISVVQIAGALTAFGGFGLVAAHTGGDVTIAGLSCVLLAACSWGFANLVSKRLGAVNPLALVVWGGAFVPVPMAVASLVFEGPTLIAHSLTQAGFATIGSVAYIVYGSTLLAYSLWSWLLARHPASTIAPFTLLVPVSGMLSSSLLLGEALPAWKLQAAVLVIVGLALSLFGPRFAPALLRAMRRAPAQG, from the coding sequence ATGCCCGCCGCCACCTTGCCGTTCCGCCATCTGTTACTCGCGCTGCTGGTCGTCACGATCTGGGGCGCGAACTTTGTGGCGATCAAGGTGGCGTTGCGTGAGCTGCCGCCGCTGCTGCTGTGCACCGTGCGGTTCGTCGCCGTGGCGTTGCCCGTGGTGTTCTTCGTGCCGCGACCGAAGGTGCCGTGGCACCAGCTGGCGCTCTACGGGATGACGATGTTCGGGGTGCATTTCGGGCTGCTGTTCCTGGGGATGAAGCTCGGCATGTCGGCGGGACTCGCGTCGCTCACGCTGCAGTTCCAGGTGTTTGTCACGCTCGCGCTCGCGGCGATGATGCTGAAGGAGCGGATCTCGGTCGTGCAGATCGCGGGCGCGCTGACCGCATTCGGCGGGTTCGGACTCGTGGCGGCGCACACGGGCGGCGATGTCACGATCGCCGGGCTCAGCTGTGTGCTGCTGGCCGCGTGCTCGTGGGGATTCGCCAATCTGGTTTCGAAACGGCTTGGCGCGGTCAATCCCCTCGCGCTCGTGGTGTGGGGCGGCGCGTTCGTGCCTGTCCCGATGGCGGTGGCGTCGCTCGTGTTCGAGGGCCCGACGCTGATCGCGCACAGTCTCACGCAGGCGGGATTCGCGACGATCGGCAGCGTGGCGTATATCGTCTACGGTTCGACGCTGCTGGCCTACTCGCTGTGGAGCTGGCTGCTCGCGCGGCATCCCGCGTCGACGATCGCGCCGTTCACGCTGCTCGTGCCCGTCTCCGGCATGCTCAGTTCCTCGCTGCTCTTGGGCGAGGCGTTGCCCGCGTGGAAACTGCAAGCCGCAGTACTCGTGATCGTCGGACTCGCGCTGAGCCTGTTCGGTCCGCGGTTCGCGCCCGCGCTGCTGCGAGCGATGCGACGCGCCCCAGCGCAAGGCTAG
- a CDS encoding DUF899 domain-containing protein, translating into MSTTTAPALPRIVSRAEWLAARKQLLVEEKALTRARDALAEKRRRLPMVRIEKDYVFATPAGSRSLPELFAGRSQLYVHHFMWNEETQTHCPGCSKAADLVFDNPELRAFLAARNVTFVAISRAPLAQIEARRAEKGWTFPWYSSAGTDFNHDFHVTLDERRAPIEMNYRNKAELLAAGMTEDQLTGDFPVQSVFLRDGDTVYHTYSTFQRGSDQLFTPYNYLDLTPYGRQEEWEDSPAGWPQRPIGLADEPVRA; encoded by the coding sequence ATGTCCACGACCACCGCCCCCGCCCTACCCAGGATCGTCTCGCGCGCCGAATGGCTCGCCGCCCGCAAGCAACTGCTCGTTGAAGAAAAGGCCCTCACGCGCGCCCGCGACGCGCTCGCCGAAAAACGTCGACGGTTGCCGATGGTGCGGATTGAGAAGGATTACGTCTTCGCCACGCCCGCCGGTTCGCGCTCTCTCCCGGAACTCTTCGCCGGCCGGAGCCAGCTCTACGTCCATCACTTCATGTGGAACGAGGAAACGCAGACCCACTGCCCAGGCTGCTCGAAAGCCGCCGACCTCGTCTTCGATAATCCCGAACTCCGCGCGTTCCTGGCCGCGCGCAACGTGACCTTCGTCGCCATCTCCCGCGCGCCGCTCGCTCAAATCGAAGCGCGACGCGCCGAGAAAGGCTGGACGTTTCCGTGGTATTCGTCGGCCGGGACCGACTTCAACCACGATTTTCACGTCACGCTCGACGAGCGCCGCGCACCGATCGAGATGAACTATCGCAACAAAGCTGAGCTGCTCGCCGCCGGCATGACCGAGGACCAGCTGACCGGCGACTTTCCCGTGCAAAGCGTGTTCCTGCGCGACGGCGACACGGTCTATCACACCTACTCCACGTTCCAGCGGGGCTCGGATCAGCTCTTCACGCCGTACAACTACCTCGATCTGACGCCTTACGGCCGACAGGAGGAATGGGAGGACTCGCCCGCCGGCTGGCCGCAGCGGCCGATCGGGCTCGCTGACGAGCCGGTCCGAGCCTGA
- a CDS encoding efflux RND transporter permease subunit, producing MNLNLSRPFIRRPVASALIALGVVLLGALAYGLLPVAPLPQVDFPTIQVYAQLPGASPETMASSVATPLERALGSIAGVTAIRSNSTQGSTGITLEFDFDRDIDAAARDVQAAINAARGQLPSGMPRNPSYRKVNPSSAPIMALALSSPNLAPGELYDVASTVLAQKLSQVTGVGEVQVWGSALPAVRVQLNPNALAHYGIALDEVRQAIAQTNSLRPRGLIEHGDRHWQVQVSGQLRKAAEYRSLIVRYRDGAPVRLSDVAAVTDSVENRYASGFHNDRAAVLLMVRRQPGANIAATIDAINAQLPGLRALVPADADLALVMDRSPGIRATLREARFTLMLAATLVMLVVLAFLGSPRAALIPSLAIPVSLIATFAIMYLYGFSLNNLSLMALIVAAGLVVDDAIVVLENISRHIERGLSPVRAALKGAGEVGFTLLAMTLSLVTVFVSILFMGGLVERLFREFSITLAAAMLVSLAVSLTLTPSLCSRWLKAKDAAGSRDGAPSRPPGVAGLGEPGAGVRDPGYTSRHRFSLRHYSEASFDAVRRGYARGLTWVLRHPTLMLLIFGGTIALNVALYITIPKGFLPEQDTGQLNGWVRGDDGFSFQIMQPKIETFRQLLLKDPAVADVVGMSGGGSGTSNGWMMIRLKPLSERGEPASEVVNRLRLKVPPVAGGMMWLSVSQDIQMPRTSDAGSYDFTLLSDDLALLRKWAPKVATAMQSLPELTDVDGPTDEGAKQVMLTVDREAARRLGVDMQMVTQVLNNSFSQRQISTIYDHLNQYRVVMELDPIYTEDPVVLDQVQVIGTNGQRVPLSAFTRYEFSLVNDRVGHREQFASENVGFSLAPGVSLEQGLAAIDRAMAQIMLPNEIQGTLAGNAQTFQQSLKRQPLLILVVLVAVYLVLGILYESTVHPLTILSTLPSAGLGALLALRLTGTEFTLIALLGLFLLIGIVMKNAILMIDFALAAERKHGWAPRRAIFEAAQLRLRPILMTNLCALLGSLPLVFATGEGVEMRRPLGLAIAGGLVVSQLLTLFTVPVIYLALDRLRVKVVNAFRSRFRARPAAIRPASAAEPSVTGS from the coding sequence ATGAACCTGAACCTCTCCCGCCCCTTCATCCGCCGACCCGTCGCGAGCGCGCTGATCGCGCTCGGCGTGGTGCTGCTGGGCGCGCTCGCTTACGGACTGCTCCCGGTCGCGCCGCTGCCGCAGGTGGATTTCCCAACAATTCAGGTTTACGCACAGCTGCCCGGTGCGAGCCCCGAGACGATGGCGTCGAGCGTGGCCACGCCACTCGAGCGCGCGCTCGGCAGCATCGCCGGCGTCACCGCGATCCGCTCCAACAGCACGCAGGGCTCCACCGGCATCACGCTCGAGTTCGACTTCGACCGCGACATCGACGCCGCCGCGCGCGACGTGCAGGCTGCCATCAACGCCGCGCGCGGCCAGCTGCCCTCCGGCATGCCGCGCAATCCGAGCTATCGGAAGGTCAACCCCTCGTCGGCGCCAATCATGGCGCTGGCGCTGAGTTCGCCCAACCTGGCGCCCGGCGAGCTCTACGACGTCGCCTCCACCGTGCTCGCGCAGAAACTCTCCCAGGTCACCGGCGTCGGCGAGGTGCAGGTCTGGGGCAGCGCGCTCCCCGCCGTGCGCGTGCAGCTCAATCCGAACGCGCTCGCCCACTATGGCATCGCCCTCGACGAGGTGCGCCAGGCGATCGCCCAGACCAACTCGCTCCGGCCGCGCGGCCTGATCGAGCACGGCGATCGCCACTGGCAGGTGCAGGTCAGTGGCCAGCTCCGCAAGGCCGCGGAATACCGGTCGCTCATCGTCCGCTACCGCGACGGCGCGCCGGTGCGGCTCAGCGATGTGGCCGCCGTCACGGACTCGGTCGAGAACCGCTACGCGAGCGGATTCCACAATGACCGCGCGGCGGTGCTGCTGATGGTCCGCCGCCAGCCCGGCGCCAACATCGCCGCCACCATCGATGCCATCAACGCGCAGCTGCCCGGGCTGCGCGCGCTCGTGCCGGCCGATGCCGATCTCGCGCTCGTCATGGACCGCTCGCCAGGCATCCGCGCCACGCTGCGCGAGGCGCGGTTCACGCTCATGCTCGCCGCCACACTGGTGATGCTCGTCGTGCTCGCCTTCCTCGGGAGTCCGCGCGCCGCGCTGATCCCCAGCCTCGCGATTCCCGTTTCGCTGATCGCGACGTTCGCGATCATGTATCTTTACGGATTCTCGCTGAACAACCTCTCGCTCATGGCGCTGATCGTCGCCGCGGGCCTCGTCGTCGACGATGCCATCGTGGTGCTGGAAAACATTTCGCGCCACATCGAACGCGGGCTCTCCCCGGTGCGGGCCGCCCTCAAGGGTGCCGGCGAGGTCGGGTTCACGCTGCTCGCGATGACGCTCTCGCTCGTGACGGTCTTCGTCTCGATCCTGTTCATGGGTGGGCTCGTCGAGCGACTGTTCCGGGAATTCTCCATCACGCTCGCCGCGGCCATGCTGGTCTCGCTCGCCGTGTCGCTCACCCTCACGCCGAGCCTGTGCTCGCGGTGGCTGAAGGCCAAGGACGCCGCGGGCAGTAGGGACGGCGCGCCGAGCCGTCCGCCCGGTGTAGCCGGGCTCGGTGAGCCCGGGGCCGGGGTCCGCGACCCCGGCTACACCTCGCGCCACCGCTTTTCCCTCCGCCATTACAGCGAAGCCTCCTTCGACGCGGTTCGTCGCGGCTACGCCCGCGGGCTCACGTGGGTGCTGCGCCATCCGACGCTGATGCTGCTGATCTTCGGCGGCACGATCGCGCTGAACGTCGCGCTCTACATCACGATTCCGAAAGGCTTCCTGCCCGAACAGGACACCGGCCAGCTCAACGGCTGGGTGCGCGGCGACGACGGTTTCTCATTTCAGATCATGCAGCCGAAGATCGAGACGTTCCGGCAGCTGCTGCTCAAGGATCCCGCGGTCGCGGACGTCGTCGGCATGAGCGGCGGCGGCAGCGGCACGAGCAACGGCTGGATGATGATCCGCCTCAAACCGCTTTCAGAACGCGGCGAGCCGGCGAGCGAGGTCGTCAATCGTCTCCGACTGAAAGTACCGCCCGTCGCCGGCGGCATGATGTGGCTCAGCGTGTCGCAAGATATCCAGATGCCGCGCACGTCCGACGCCGGTTCCTATGATTTCACGCTGCTCTCGGACGATCTCGCGCTGCTGCGCAAGTGGGCGCCGAAGGTCGCGACGGCGATGCAGAGCCTGCCCGAGCTCACCGATGTGGACGGCCCGACCGACGAAGGCGCGAAGCAGGTAATGCTCACCGTCGACCGCGAGGCGGCGCGGCGGCTGGGCGTCGACATGCAGATGGTCACCCAGGTGCTGAACAATTCCTTCAGCCAGCGGCAGATTTCCACGATCTACGATCACCTGAACCAATATCGCGTCGTGATGGAGCTCGATCCGATCTACACGGAGGATCCGGTCGTGCTCGATCAGGTTCAGGTCATCGGCACCAACGGCCAGCGCGTGCCGCTCTCGGCGTTCACGCGTTACGAGTTCTCGCTGGTCAACGATCGCGTGGGTCATCGCGAGCAGTTCGCCTCGGAAAACGTCGGGTTCTCGCTCGCGCCCGGCGTGTCACTCGAGCAGGGCCTCGCCGCGATCGATCGCGCGATGGCGCAGATCATGTTGCCCAACGAAATCCAGGGCACACTGGCCGGCAACGCACAGACGTTCCAGCAAAGCCTGAAGCGCCAGCCGCTGCTCATCCTCGTCGTGCTCGTCGCCGTTTATCTGGTGCTCGGCATCCTCTACGAAAGCACGGTGCATCCGCTGACGATCCTCTCGACGCTACCGTCGGCCGGGCTCGGCGCGCTGCTCGCGTTGCGGCTCACGGGCACGGAGTTCACGCTGATCGCGCTGCTCGGGCTGTTCCTCCTGATCGGAATCGTGATGAAGAACGCGATCCTGATGATCGACTTTGCGCTCGCCGCCGAACGGAAGCACGGCTGGGCGCCGCGCCGGGCGATCTTCGAAGCCGCGCAGCTGCGGTTGCGGCCGATCCTGATGACCAATCTCTGCGCGCTGCTCGGTTCGCTGCCGTTGGTGTTCGCAACCGGCGAAGGCGTGGAAATGCGGCGGCCGCTGGGCCTGGCGATCGCCGGCGGGCTCGTCGTGAGCCAGCTGCTCACGCTGTTCACCGTGCCCGTGATTTACCTCGCGCTCGACCGGCTCCGGGTGAAGGTGGTCAATGCCTTCCGATCGCGCTTCCGCGCCCGGCCGGCCGCGATTCGCCCTGCCTCGGCCGCCGAGCCATCGGTCACCGGTTCATAA